A stretch of Chiloscyllium plagiosum isolate BGI_BamShark_2017 chromosome 6, ASM401019v2, whole genome shotgun sequence DNA encodes these proteins:
- the LOC122550420 gene encoding stromelysin-1-like: protein MSYMKIIVLYVFVYLSVCLALPLSSATEPVSEQDWNQCRKYLKTFYNMTEAALRKSNDGLTRKIEEMQEFFGLQVTGTLDRETLAEMKKPRCGVPDVQPYSLFPGTPRWPRNTITYRIEKYTSKLSKREVDAVIPLALQVWSDVTPLTFVRLYSGEADIRISFASRSHGDFSDFDGEGGVLAHAFAPGADLGGDAHFDEDERWTLSRSGINLFFVAAHEFGHSLGLGHSKQRSALMFPTYDPNSYQNINSFRLSKDDVRGIQALYGARQGPRPTQPRPKPPQPTKTPDKCDPQLSFDAVARLRGELWFFKNGIFWRKHYQRQDVTVIPIKYIFPNIRSVDAAVEFKNRDAVAIFKGSKYWLIQGFRILKGYPRSIRSFQFPRSVTHIDAALYIKETRKVLFFVGNKYWSYNTWKNQMDRDYPRRIVDDFPGIGNKVESAFQSKGYFYFSNGARQYEYDHRNKRVVRVLRPNDWLNCN from the exons ATGAGCTACATGAAGATTATCGTTCTTTATGTATTTGTTTATCTATCAGTGTGTCTAGCTCTTCCGCTGAGCTCCGCCACCGAACCAGTTAGTGAacaggactggaaccaatgtcgg AAATACCTGAAGACATTTTACAACATGACAGAGGCCGCTTTGAGAAAAAGCAACGACGGATTAACGAGAAAGATCGAAGAAATGCAAGAATTCTTTGGTCTGCAGGTAACTGGCACCCTGGACCGGGAGACGCTGGCAGAGATGAAGAAGCCCCGTTGTGGAGTGCCTGATGTCCAGCCCTACAGTCTCTTCCCAGGAACACCCCGGTGGcccaggaacaccatcacctacag GATTGAAAAGTACACGTCGAAACTGAGCAAGCGAGAGGTGGATGCTGTGATCCCCCTGGCTTTACAAGTTTGGAGCGATGTCACTCCCCTGACCTTTGTCAGACTCTATTCCGGAGAAGCTGATATCAGGATTTCGTTCGCAAGTCGCA GTCATGGGGACTTTAGCGACTTCGATGGAGAGGGCGGTGTTTTAGCGCACGCTTTTGCTCCTGGAGCAGATCTCGGCGGCGATGCTCACTTTGATGAAGATGAAAGGTGGACGTTGTCAAGATCTG GAATCAACTTGTTTTTTGTTGCGGCCCATGAATTTGGCCATTCTCTCGGACTGGGACACTCAAAGCAGAGATCCGCTTTGATGTTTCCCACCTACGACCCCAATTCCTATCAAAACATCAACAGTTTTCGTCTCTCGAAGGACGACGTGAGAGGCATCCAGGCTTTGTACG GAGCTCGTCAAGGTCCAAGACCAACACAACCACGGCCTAAACCACCTCAACCAACAAAAACTCCGGACAAGTGTGATCCCCAATTGTCATTTGATGCAGTTGCTCGTTTACGTGGAGAACTTTGGTTCTTTAAGAATGG AATTTTTTGGAGGAAACATTATCAACGTCAAGATGTGACAGTAATCCCaatcaaatatatttttccaaatattcGATCAGTAGATGCTGCTGTTGAATTCAAGAACAGAGATGCGGTGGCCATTTTCAAAG GATCAAAATATTGGCTAATTCAAGGCTTCAGGATTTTGAAAGGTTATCCTAGGAGCATCAGATCCTTTCAATTTCCAAGATCTGTTACACACATAGATGCTGCCTTATATATCAAGGAAACAAGAAAAGTCTTATTCTTTGTTGGAAATAAGTATTGGAG TTATAATACATGGAAAAATCAAATGGACAGAGACTACCCAAGAAGAATAGTTGATGACTTTCCAGGTATTGGAAACAAAGTAGAATCAGCATTTCAAAGCAAAG GCTACTTCTACTTCTCTAATGGAGCCAGACAGTATGAATATGATCACAGGAACAAACGCGTTGTTCGTGTTCTGAGGCCAAATGATTGGCTAAACTGCAATTAG